The Haemorhous mexicanus isolate bHaeMex1 chromosome 8, bHaeMex1.pri, whole genome shotgun sequence genome includes a window with the following:
- the LOC132330465 gene encoding C-X-C chemokine receptor type 2-like, whose amino-acid sequence MESLSYSGDFSNIFYLYNYTYDYSTAMPDTAILSSPCRPESSVLNKYLVVVIYCLVFILSVVGNGLVVLVVTSIHTSRSVTDVYLLNLAVADLLFALTLPLWAVYRAHEWVFGTVMCKAISVLQEANFYSGILLLACISVDRYLAIVYATRAATEKRHWVKFVCLGIWVFSTLLSLPVLLFREAFHSPNNGTVCYERISGEDTAKWRVVLRILPQTFGFILPLLVMLFCYGITIHTLLQTKNAQKQRAMKVIFAVVLVFLICWLPYNITLVSDTLMRTRAIAETCERRNRIDTALSVTQVLGFAHSCINPIIYAFIGQKFRNSFLKILAQRGLISKDAVARYGRASYASTSGNTSTTL is encoded by the coding sequence ATGGAATCCTTGTCCTACAGTGGGGATTTCTCCAACATTTTCTACCTTTACAACTACACCTATGACTACAGCACAGCCATGCCTGACACTGCTATCCTATCCTCTCCGTGCCGGCCTGAAAGCTCTGTCCTCAACAAGTACCTGGTGGTGGTGATCTACTGCCTCGTCTTCATCCTCAGTGTGGTGGGGAATgggctggtggtgctggtggtgaCCTCCATCCACACCAGCCGCTCCGTCACCGACGTTTATCTACTCAACCTGGCCGTGGCAGACCTGCTCTTCGCTTTGACCCTGCCGCTTTGGGCAGTCTACCGAGCCCATGAGTGGGTCTTTGGCACTGTGATGTGCAAAGCCATCTCCGTGCTGCAGGAAGCCAACTTCTACAGCGGCATCCTTCTGCTGGCCTGCATTAGTGTGGACCGCTACCTGGCCATTGTCTATGCCACACGGGCTGCCACTGAGAAGAGGCACTGGGTGAAGTTTGTCTGCTTGGGCATCTGGGTCTTCTCCACGCTGCTCTCTCTGCCCGTGCTGCTCTTCCGTGAGGCTTTCCACTCACCCAACAACGGCACCGTGTGCTATGAGCGCATCAGTGGCGAGGACACGGCCAAGTGGCGGGTGGTGCTGCGGATCCTGCCGCAGACGTTCGGCTTCATCTTGCCCCTCCTGGTGATGCTCTTCTGCTATGGTATCACCATCCACACCCTCCTGCAGACCAAGAATGCTCAGAAGCAGCGGGCCATGAAGGTCATCTTCGCTGTGGTGCTGGTCTTCCTCATCTGCTGGCTGCCCTACAACATCACACTGGTGAGCGACACCCTCATGAGGACGCGAGCCATTGCGGAGACCTGTGAGAGGAGGAACCGCATCGACACAGCCCTCTCTGTCACGCAGGTCCTGGGCTTTGCCCACAGCTGCATCAACCCTATCATCTACGCCTTCATCGGTCAAAAGTTTCGCAACAGCTTCCTCAAGATCCTGGCACAGCGTGGGCTGATCAGCAAGGATGCTGTTGCCCGCTACGGCCGTGCCTCCTATGCCTCCACCTCTGGCAATACATCCACCACCCTCTGA